The Streptomyces luteogriseus genome includes a window with the following:
- a CDS encoding peroxiredoxin-like family protein, translating to MRRPTRPLRPGSTITDRRIATVSGGPVTLPDPGRLVHLQFRRFAGCPVCHLHLRSVVRRHAEIEAAGVREVVVFHSSAEELLRHTADLPFAVVADPGKRLYAEFGVESAPRALLSPRAWGPVVAAVLRGGWEVLRGRERLPAPHQPGGRLGLPADFLIGSDGRILAAKYGEHVYDQWPVDELLRLASSRRPAAGRLPAG from the coding sequence ATGCGCAGGCCCACCCGGCCGCTACGGCCCGGCTCCACCATCACCGACCGCCGGATCGCCACCGTCTCGGGCGGCCCGGTCACCCTCCCCGACCCCGGCCGCCTGGTCCACCTCCAGTTCCGGCGGTTCGCCGGATGCCCCGTGTGTCATCTGCACCTGCGGTCGGTGGTCCGCAGGCACGCGGAGATCGAGGCCGCCGGGGTCCGCGAGGTCGTCGTCTTCCACTCGTCCGCCGAGGAACTGCTCCGGCACACCGCCGACCTGCCCTTCGCGGTCGTCGCCGATCCCGGCAAGCGCCTGTACGCCGAGTTCGGCGTCGAGTCGGCCCCCCGGGCGTTGCTCAGTCCGCGCGCATGGGGGCCGGTCGTCGCGGCGGTGCTGCGCGGCGGATGGGAGGTCCTCCGCGGCCGCGAGCGGCTCCCCGCGCCCCACCAGCCAGGCGGCAGGCTCGGTCTGCCCGCCGACTTCCTGATCGGCTCCGACGGCCGGATCCTCGCCGCCAAGTACGGTGAGCACGTCTACGACCAGTGGCCCGTCGACGAACTGCTGCGCCT
- a CDS encoding TetR/AcrR family transcriptional regulator, with the protein MPRPRSLSHAQLASAALVVIDRDGLAGLSMRSVAKELGMSTMALYRYVDDRGELERLVVDLVLDTVDTEAPGPAGHWHDRIEVLVRRLRDAVAAHPEIVPLTVAHRHRSLAGLRWSESVLGVLTEAGFDGTQRVVALRGLLGYVIGAIQLEHLGPLSGEGTVAITELPPDAFPYMTETARDARKVSADREFLGGLALLLRGLGT; encoded by the coding sequence ATGCCACGTCCCCGCTCACTCAGCCACGCCCAGCTGGCCTCGGCCGCCCTCGTCGTGATCGACCGCGACGGGCTCGCCGGGCTGTCCATGCGCTCGGTCGCGAAGGAACTCGGTATGAGCACCATGGCGCTCTACCGGTACGTCGACGACCGCGGAGAGCTGGAGAGGCTGGTCGTCGACCTCGTGCTCGACACCGTGGACACCGAGGCTCCCGGTCCCGCAGGCCATTGGCACGACCGCATCGAGGTGCTGGTGCGGCGGCTGCGTGACGCCGTGGCGGCCCATCCGGAGATCGTGCCCCTGACCGTCGCCCACCGGCACCGGTCGCTCGCCGGGCTGCGCTGGTCGGAGTCCGTGCTCGGCGTGCTCACGGAGGCCGGATTCGACGGCACCCAGCGGGTGGTCGCGCTGCGGGGCCTGCTCGGCTATGTCATCGGCGCGATCCAGCTGGAGCACCTCGGGCCCCTGTCCGGCGAGGGCACGGTCGCCATCACCGAGCTGCCTCCCGACGCCTTCCCGTACATGACCGAGACCGCCCGGGACGCCCGGAAGGTCAGTGCCGACCGGGAGTTCCTGGGCGGTCTCGCGCTGCTGCTGCGCGGACTGGGTACCTGA
- a CDS encoding putative bifunctional diguanylate cyclase/phosphodiesterase: MTAEPDGPEDRLRRFATIWSRAVFPVTSTSSTRPEFEAQLLPLARRLSEALLARTFDSDAGRAVGSALVDAHCTDPEALSRTLDCVDAYLVLYCGGGGDQEDLRARCARLQHAMAAGFARTLRERTLAEQEAIAQAALQAQGVVAQALHASEARFRAVFEGAAIGIGMADLEGNILQVNGALLRMFGVSEPTLRSRNVRDWTHPDDAPQTWRLYDELVRGEREHYHLEKAFYRPDGTVLWTNLTVSLLRDADGDPQYQLALMEDTTERRLLNLRLRYEATHDALTGLPNRTFFFERLEKALGAGEGQRFGLCYLDLDGFKTINDSLGHAAGDRLLVEVADRLQSCATAPGEMVARLGGDEFVALTTGPGTQHEVDELAGRIMNALLAPISVDGRELTVRGSIGIVEGPAGERSPAEVLRSADITMYRAKSAGGNRFELADAEADARAITRHGLTTALPTALERGEFFIEYQPLVHLGDGSVRGAEALVRWLHPQHGVLGPDRFIPLAEHTGLIVPLGRWVLEQSVRQAREWRELQGGGEAVVPLRINVNLSPCQLTHPGLVQDTVDILERTGVAPDALCLEVTESALIGADDDLLKPLRRLAEMGVDIALDDFGTGYSNLANLRRLPVSVLKLDRSFTQSMQQFPADPVDLKIVEGIVSLAHSLDLAVTVEGVETGAQAEQLRILGCDTAQGWYYARPGPPERLHQLALVDATG; encoded by the coding sequence GTGACCGCGGAACCGGACGGGCCGGAGGACAGACTGCGCCGGTTCGCGACGATCTGGAGCCGGGCCGTCTTCCCGGTGACCTCGACGTCGTCGACCCGCCCCGAGTTCGAAGCGCAACTGCTGCCTCTGGCCCGGCGGCTGAGCGAGGCGCTGCTGGCCCGGACCTTCGACTCCGACGCGGGCCGGGCGGTCGGCTCCGCCCTCGTGGACGCGCACTGCACCGACCCGGAGGCGCTCAGCCGCACGCTGGACTGCGTCGACGCCTACCTGGTCCTGTACTGCGGCGGAGGCGGTGACCAGGAGGACCTGCGGGCCCGGTGCGCGCGGCTGCAGCACGCGATGGCCGCCGGTTTCGCCCGGACGCTGCGCGAGCGGACCCTGGCCGAGCAGGAGGCCATCGCGCAGGCCGCCCTCCAGGCGCAGGGCGTGGTGGCGCAGGCCCTGCACGCGAGCGAGGCGCGGTTCCGCGCCGTCTTCGAGGGCGCTGCCATAGGCATCGGCATGGCCGACCTCGAGGGCAACATACTGCAGGTCAACGGCGCGCTGCTGCGCATGTTCGGCGTCTCCGAGCCGACGCTGCGCAGCCGTAACGTCCGGGACTGGACCCACCCCGACGACGCTCCGCAGACCTGGCGGCTCTACGACGAACTCGTACGGGGCGAGCGGGAGCACTACCACCTGGAGAAGGCGTTCTACCGGCCCGACGGAACCGTCCTGTGGACCAATCTGACGGTCTCCCTGCTGCGCGACGCCGACGGCGATCCGCAGTACCAGCTGGCCCTCATGGAGGACACCACCGAACGGCGGCTGCTCAACCTGCGGCTGCGCTACGAGGCCACGCACGACGCGCTGACCGGGCTGCCCAACCGCACGTTCTTCTTCGAGCGCCTGGAGAAGGCGCTGGGCGCCGGGGAAGGCCAGCGGTTCGGGCTGTGCTACCTGGACCTCGACGGCTTCAAGACCATCAACGACAGCCTCGGCCACGCGGCCGGCGACCGGCTGCTGGTGGAGGTCGCCGACCGGCTGCAGTCCTGCGCCACGGCGCCCGGCGAGATGGTCGCGCGGCTCGGCGGCGACGAGTTCGTGGCCCTCACCACCGGGCCCGGCACCCAGCACGAGGTCGACGAACTCGCCGGACGCATCATGAACGCGCTGCTCGCGCCGATCAGCGTCGACGGCCGGGAGCTGACCGTGCGCGGCAGCATCGGCATCGTCGAGGGTCCGGCCGGGGAACGCAGCCCGGCGGAGGTGCTGCGCAGCGCGGACATCACCATGTACCGGGCCAAGTCGGCGGGCGGCAACCGCTTCGAACTGGCCGACGCGGAGGCGGACGCCCGGGCCATCACGCGGCACGGGCTGACCACGGCGCTGCCGACGGCGCTGGAGCGGGGCGAGTTCTTCATCGAGTACCAGCCGCTGGTGCACCTCGGCGACGGCAGCGTCCGGGGAGCCGAGGCCCTGGTGCGCTGGCTGCACCCGCAGCACGGCGTGCTCGGGCCGGACCGGTTCATCCCACTCGCGGAGCACACCGGGCTGATCGTGCCACTGGGGCGGTGGGTGCTGGAGCAGTCGGTGCGCCAGGCCCGTGAGTGGCGGGAACTGCAGGGCGGCGGCGAGGCGGTGGTGCCCCTGCGGATCAACGTGAACCTGTCGCCGTGCCAGTTGACGCATCCCGGTCTGGTCCAGGACACGGTCGACATCCTGGAGCGCACCGGCGTCGCGCCGGACGCGCTGTGCCTGGAGGTCACGGAGTCGGCACTGATCGGGGCGGACGACGATCTGCTGAAGCCACTGCGGCGACTGGCGGAGATGGGCGTCGACATCGCCCTGGACGACTTCGGGACGGGTTACTCCAACCTCGCCAATCTGCGACGGCTGCCGGTCAGCGTCCTGAAGCTGGACCGGTCCTTCACCCAGAGCATGCAGCAGTTCCCGGCGGACCCCGTCGACCTCAAGATCGTCGAGGGCATCGTCTCCCTGGCCCACAGCCTGGACCTGGCCGTGACGGTGGAGGGCGTGGAGACGGGAGCCCAGGCCGAACAACTGCGCATACTCGGCTGCGATACGGCCCAGGGCTGGTACTACGCCAGGCCGGGCCCACCGGAGCGCCTGCACCAGCTGGCCCTGGTGGACGCGACGGGCTGA